The following nucleotide sequence is from Citrus sinensis cultivar Valencia sweet orange chromosome 6, DVS_A1.0, whole genome shotgun sequence.
AAACTGCACTCCTGACCCTTGCAGTTTGACTGCACAAGCTAAATCTCTCAACTCTTCTCCTTGTTTTGGGAACTCTTTTGGGTACTTCTTTGTCTTAAAATATCTGCTCAAATGAGTGAAGTGTAATATGTCTTCCGCTTTGACATTTATTTCTTCACCGACCTTACAATGTCCAAAGAACACACAAGAAAGTAAAATGAAGGAAGGATGGCCGTTATCGGGGTCAAGATTGGGGAAGGCTGATTTATATAATCCATCAAGGACGAAGAACGGAAGCTGGTTTTCGAGTAATTGCAAGTCCAACCAGACAGCGTCTGATAAGCATGTTCTATCTAGTAGAAAATCATCACTTCTCTCTTCATCAGAACATTTCAAGAAGAGTTCAATGATAAACACAGCATCATATAGAATCATGGTTATGAACTCAGGTTTTTCGAGGTTAGAGTTTTCTTCATAACTATTACGGATTCTTTTTTCGTTTTCCTCTATGAAGTTTGCAAGTTGTTGCCATTTCTCCGGtctaattcttttatcaaattctattATATATCTTATTTTCTGCTTCTCCATATCAGCAAATTCGTCTTTACCATGATGCAGTGGACCTATTGGTATTACCGTTGGAGTGTAGGcttctttattgtttttgcGGAGAGCTCTAGGGACCCTATAAATGCAACACTCTGCTTGGGGCTCTAATTTCTCACCGACGTGAATTATCAACTCTTTTCGTTCTCCAACCAAATCAATTGATATTGACTTGTTCTTTTTCGTCTCGAAGTCctaaatataacaaatttaacatcggttatttataataaaaataattttcaggaGATTAAACCTAAAATTAAAGCTGGTATGTATATATAGTTTCTTATATGAAtgatactaaaatttatttggaaaaaagagagagagagaaaagaattACAAGATCGTTTACATAAATAGATAGTTTGGAAGACCCCAAGAATCCACAAGTAAATACTTCCTTATAGAAATAGAAGGCTCATACCACCAgacaaaatcattaaaagacCCAATATGATATAGATGGTTAATTTAGTTAAACAAAAAAGGGTCGGAGTTATGGAAGGCTTGATTTAGTATGGATAGTAGTAATTTCGAAAGTTTAATCATTAATTtcgtaaaaatattaactACATAAAATAAACTTCTGGTCACATTAAAATGGGCTTACTAgtatttacaaattttgatagttaagaaaataaaatacttttttgttaaaataacgCTTTAAGCATTTTTAGAAGAAATAatagtatttcattttattttaattattacaagtagtgaaaaaaatttatctcctgatcttttgaaaaatttgtttagtaaaaattataatattagcCAGATGTTAAAATTTCGCAGATATCAGATTTCGAAATTATATTGACTAAACATATTTATACTAAActatatgaaatattatttctcattttctgaAAGTTAGTaaactgaaatatttttacactgaaaattatatgataaagAGTTCAATGATAAGGGATcccctatcttacatgcatgtaagatacatgcttctcacatgaatagtgtgtAGGTCTCACATatacactattcatgtgagaggcatgtatcttacatgcatgtaagatagagtTTGCCCAATGATAAAGACAGCATCACACATAGATTATTGTTCTAAACTCAATTTTTTGAAGCTTTGATGTCTCTTCATTACAATTGCGTATATATTGTCCGTGATTTTGTATGATGGTAACAAATTTCTAATCTCTGTGTGTTGGCGTGTGTAGAGCTTATCGTATATAGATTATTgttataaactcaaatttttttgaagcTTTGACGTCTCTTCATTACAATTGCGCATAGATTGTTCGTGATTTTGTGTGATGGCCATAAATTACTGCTATATATCTAGCTTGTCATATCCGGATTTAAAATCCAGGATTAAATTCTAGGCCAAATTTGCGGTGTCACAAATCAAttcttaatattataaaagtcaATTTATGATGTCTTAAATTCATccccaaattttaaatttaaatttgatgtGTGTTGTGGGCGCACGCGTGTGCGAATGTGTTGTTTAAAACGATGTATGAAGAGACGGGTCACTGACAGTCTGACActgagtgagagagagagagaaagagagagagaggtgaGGAGTGGTGGTGTCAGACCTGTGCGGTGTCGTTTTGCGAGGGATTACTGTAGCGTGGGTAGGACAGCTGGAACTGGTGGGTTTGACgatatgttcatttttttttattatttttactgttttaacttttaaggaTGCAGGATTGGGTTTTGTTGTCTTGTCAGTACAGATTAGAATAGAAtagaataatatatatatatgaattgaGGAGAAAAGTGGAAGGGGAGAATAGAACAGGCATTTTTAGCTTTAACGGAGCTTACTaacttacagattctgtaagttACAGCTCACTCACAAACTTGGCTGTGAGTCCCACACGAGTCCGCAGCCAaacactattcatgtgaggcCTGTAccttacagaatctgtaaggtaGCCCTCTCCAGCTTTAACAGTTGTCACGTGGTGACAGCTGTTATCGGACGTCTCATTACAGAGAGACCCCATGTGCGCCCTTCACAGACACAACAAGAAAAGGAGTCTCAAAGTCAAAGACTTAAGAGAggcctctctctctctgtctttTTTTGGGAAgtctcattaaattattaattaatatattactgTAAGCAAAATGCACGCCGTAGTTGACATTAATCCGCCCTCGGCTCTCGTTGTTAATAAGAGATGAGAGATTCGGTTGATGGCTTGACGCTTATATACTAGTTAAAATTTGGCAGCAAATTCATTACTAATGAGATTGAGCCAATATAGCTAGCTGGCTCAGTTTAGAATTCGATATCTACTGTCAACTCATTTcgaattgaattattatttttttttatacacacacacatacatacatatgaGAATAAGCTTCCAGTCcgaaattaaaatcaaagaggAATTCACAATTGTAAATCCGTCCTGGacttatgtatgtatgtatgtatgtacgtatgtatgtatgttaTGAAATTACCTCAGGATGGGGAGCGCTGATAACTTGATGAGGACAAGGAACCCTGCTACCCATAGACAATCTAACTTGCGGCGGCTCCGAGCTTTCCTCCTTACGAATTAGCGGCTCCTTGAGTTCTCCGATGGAACCAAATGTTGAGTTTTTGCTTTCCATTTCGAAAAGTTGTTTCAACCTATACAAGTAGTAACAAACAGATGGAATCAACcctcaaaacaaaacattgcataCTGCGACTAAAGTTCAAATCGATAAACCATATAAGTAGATTacaaaatattcttaaattacgactcaataagaaaaatacgTGCAAGCAGTTAATTGCAATTTTACAATGATTGAAATTTGAACATCATGAGGTCACCTGAATAATCTGCTGGACGGAGTCGGAAGCAAATACTGATGCGGTTGAGAGCACCGGACTTAGATATCGATGTTATTTCACTTCtctcttttgagttttgataatGTGTCTTCTGTTCCAGTTCCGCTACTTAGGCGAAGCCCATATGTAGTACATGGAGTCAATGTCAATTAGCGAAGAGTCAATGCGATGTTAACAACTGTAAGAGATTCCGAATCATGTTCGGCAGCTAGTGTTGGAAGAGTaaaatagatatttatttttttcaagtacGTACTCCAAATTTCTGGTTCGCTTTGCCGCGCTTCATTTAGGTTCTAACTATATGTTAGTATGGGATTGATGTTGGACGACTTTAATTTAAAGTTACGgaactaaaatatttggtaaacactgCATGCGGTAGTTTGaaagttaagttgatttgattttacaatCAGAATAGGTAGAATTAAAATAAGGAATTAGAatcagaataatttatttacttgaactgtAGAAATCGTAATTAGAATGAGCTGTATTaccatttatttgtttattttgtcttagaatgaaaatcataatgagttaaattgtaacattgctataaaattattaattaatttttatcacaattattattttatattttaattattgttattgttattattattcaaaaattaattattaataataattatcgttaattattaataataattatcgttaattattattattattattaacaatttaatgaaaaattattattatttattgttaattaattataatactttttattcttgttattaataataaaaataataatctatttaaagaatataattatatttataattataataaaataatagttattaattaaatggaggtcattttggaaatttaaaattatagggggTGAATTTGTACTTTAgagtttcaataaaataaaattgtgtgTATATGATTAAacgaaattttataattcaaaaagttttataatacttacgaataaattataaataatatagaatatAGGGGGctcaatgaaattttacatgcTGACCGTAAGTTACATTGAATGTAACTTACGCGAACCCgttattttcaatatatatatataaatatataaaacaagcGATCGCTTTAATCCCGTATATTAtagagatatatatatatatatatatatatatatatatattattagaaATGGGCTCACTGGGAGCTAAGGCAATACTAATCGGGAGTGTGCAATCCCATAAGCATCCTTACAAAGTATGCCAACAATTCCAAGagaaggagaaagaagaacaTGCAATCCTATAGGGGAATTTAAGTTATAAGAAGCAAGAAAATCAGCGGCATAATTTGCCTCTTATAGAGAAATATTTTAGGTGAGTGggattttgtcatttattacTGTCTTATTGAGAAAAGCATGTTGTCAAAT
It contains:
- the LOC107175322 gene encoding putative UPF0481 protein At3g02645 isoform X2 gives rise to the protein MESKNSTFGSIGELKEPLIRKEESSEPPQVRLSMGSRVPCPHQVISAPHPEDFETKKNKSISIDLVGERKELIIHVGEKLEPQAECCIYRVPRALRKNNKEAYTPTVIPIGPLHHGKDEFADMEKQKIRYIIEFDKRIRPEKWQQLANFIEENEKRIRNSYEENSNLEKPEFITMILYDAVFIIELFLKCSDEERSDDFLLDRTCLSDAVWLDLQLLENQLPFFVLDGLYKSAFPNLDPDNGHPSFILLSCVFFGHCKVGEEINVKAEDILHFTHLSRYFKTKKYPKEFPKQGEELRDLACAVKLQGSGVQFKGISEGACLLDINFEERKWLGIPCLKVAELQIPHIEVDDYTETLMRNLMALEQCHYPQETIVCNYVDFMDMLIDTDEDVNKLAEARIISNFLGESARIAKMFNDLCLEISLSDSNYAGNIRGLKRHYENSWNNAKATLKRTYFSNLWKGTGTVAALLLLVFNLIQAIWSIISAFA